One window from the genome of Pungitius pungitius chromosome 14, fPunPun2.1, whole genome shotgun sequence encodes:
- the LOC119227931 gene encoding thrombospondin-1-like isoform X2, producing MMLRGICLLLMLWSCEGARLAESRDDNSVYDLFEMVRVNKRHNGVTLVKGADPHSPAYKVLNADLIPPIPDSYLRDLLDSIQAERGFLLLVNLKQFKKSRGSLLTIEKKDGSGSIFEIISNGKANTLDVVYSTPSQQQVVSIEDADLATGHWKNITLFVQDDRVQLFVGCEEINVSEMDVPISKVLSQELADVARLRIGKGAVRDKFMGVLQNFRFVFGTPLDAVLRNKGCQSGATLTDVLTLDNPVNGSSPAIRTDYTGHRTKDPQAVCGFSCEDIAGMFKELKGLGVVVKQLSNELRKVSEDSTLLKNQMNIPSGICIHNGFEHKDKDEWTVDSCTECTCQNSATVCRKISCPLMPCANATVPDGECCPRCGPITEDGWSPWSDWTHCSVTCGRGIQQRGRSCDRINSNCEGTSVQTRDCYPQECDKRFKQDGGWSHWSPWSSCSVTCGEGVITRIRLCNSPTPQMGGSDCQGEGRQTEICQKSPCPVNGGWGPWSPWDTCTVTCGGGVQNRKRLCSDPVPKYGGKDCVGDASVSQVCNKQDCPVDGCLSSPCFPGAKCASFPDGSFRCGRCPPGFSGNGVACRDIDECKAVPDACHTHNGVHRCENTEPGYNCLPCPARFSGPQPFGRGVEQATAKKQVCKPRNPCQDGSHDCHRNANCIYLGVFSESMYRCECKPGYAGNGRICGEDSDLDGWPNVDLVCVENATYHCKKDNCPNLPNSGQEDHDKDGLGDECDHDDDNDGISDDRDNCPRVYNPAQYDADRDDIGDSCDNCVYEANTDQTDTDNNGEGDACAVDIDGDGILNGNDNCAYVYNVDQRDTDRDRVGDHCDNCPLEHNPDQLDSDSDRVGDKCDNNQDIDEDGHQNNLDNCPYIPNANQADHDKDGKGDACDHDDDNDGIPDDKDNCRLAFNPDQLDSDGNGRGDVCKDDFDQDNVLDIHDVCPENFAISETDFRRFQMVPLDPKGTSQIDPNWVVRHQGKELVQTVNCDPGIAVGYDEFSAVDFSGTFFVNTDRDDDYAGFVFGYQSSSRFYTVMWKQITQTYWSHTPTRAQGYSGLSIKVVNSTTGPGEHLRNALWHTGDTAGQVRTLWHDPKNIGWKDFTAYRWHLTHRPKSGLIRVVMYEGKRIMADSGNIYDKTYAGGRLGLYVFSQEMVYFSDLKYECRDT from the exons ATGATGCTGCGGGGCATCTGTTTGCTGTTGATGCTTTGGAGCTGTGAAGGAGCCAGATTGGCAG AGAGTCGAGACGATAACAGTGTGTATGACCTATTTGAAATGGTCCGGGTAAACAAGAGACACAACGGAGTGACTTTGGTCAAAGGTGCCGACCCCCACAGCCCTGCATACAAGGTCCTCAACGCAGACCTGATCCCCCCAATCCCAGACAGCTACCTCAGGGACCTGCTGGACTCCATCCAGGCCGAGAGGGGCTTTCTCCTCCTGGTCAACCTGAAGCAGTTCAAGAAGAGCCGGGGCAGCCTTTTGACCATCGAGAAGAAGGACGGCTCCGGATCCATTTTCGAGATCATCTCCAACGGCAAGGCGAACACTCTGGACGTGGTCTACTCCACTCCGAGCCAGCAGCAGGTCGTGTCCATCGAGGATGCCGACTTGGCCACTGGACACTGGAAGAACATCACACTGTTTGTCCAGGATGACCGGGTGCAGCTCTTTGTCGGCTGTGAGGAGATCAACGTGTCGGAGATGGATGTGCCGATCTCCAAAGTGCTGTCACAGGAGTTGGCGGACGTTGCCAGGCTCAGAATCGGAAAAGGAGCCGTGAGGGACAAATTCATG GGAGTCCTTCAAAACTTCCGCTTTGTCTTTGGGACCCCTCTGGATGCTGTACTGAGAAATAAGGGATGCCAGAGTGGAG ccaccTTAACTGATGTCCTGACCCTGGACAACCCGGTCAACGGCTCAAGCCCAGCCATTAGGACCGATTACACTGGCCACAGAACCAAAg ATCCGCAGGCTGTCTGCGGCTTCTCCTGTGAGGACATCGCCGGAATGTTCAAGGAGCTCAAGGGACTCGGCGTCGTCGTTAAACAGCTGTCGAATGAACTGCGCAAAGTG tCTGAGGACAGCACGCTGCTGAAAAATCAAATGAACATCCCCAGTGGAATTTGCATCCACAACGGATTCGAGCACAAGGACAAAGATGAATGGACCGTGGATAGCTGCACCGAGTGCACCTGCCAG AACTCTGCCACCGTGTGCCGCAAAATCTCCTGCCCTCTGATGCCGTGCGCTAACGCCACCGTGCCAGATGGAGAGTGCTGCCCCCGCTGCGGACCAA TTACAGAGGATGGTTGGTCCCCCTGGTCCGACTGGACTCATTGTTCGGTGACTTGTGGCCGGGGCATCCAGCAGCGCGGGCGCTCCTGTGACCGCATCAACAGCAACTGCGAGGGCACCTCCGTCCAGACCCGTGACTGCTACCCCCAGGAATGCGACAAACGCT TCAAACAGGACGGCGGTTGGAGCCACTGGTCTCCCTGGTCTTCGTGCTCCGTGACCTGCGGCGAGGGCGTCATCACCCGGATACGCCTCTGCAACTCTCCCACGCCGCAGATGGGGGGCAGCGACTGCCAGGGGGAAGGCCGTCAAACGGAAATCTGCCAAAAGTCACCCTGCCCTG TCAATGGAGGTTGGGGACCTTGGTCACCATGGGACACATGCACTGTTACCTGTGGCGGAGGAGTCCAGAACCGCAAACGTCTCTGCTCCGACCCTGTCCCCAAATATGGAGGAAAGGACTGCGTTGGGGACGCCTCTGTGTCCCAAGTGTGCAACAAACAGGACTGCCCTGTTG ATGGTTGTCTCTCCAGTCCTTGCTTCCCCGGAGCAAAGTGCGCCAGCTTCCCCGACGGCTCTTTCAGGTGTGGCAGGTGTCCACCTGGCTTCTCCGGGAACGGCGTGGCCTGCAGAGACATCGACGAATGCAAAGCGGTGCCCGATgcttgtcacacacacaacggaGTCCATCGCTGTGAGAACACGGAGCCCGGCTACAACTGCCTCCCCTGCCCTGCGCGCTTCTCCGGTCCTCAGCCCTTCGGAAGAGGAGTGGAACAGGCGACCGCTAAAAAACAG GTCTGCAAACCCCGTAACCCCTGCCAAGACGGGAGCCACGACTGCCATAGGAATGCAAACTGCATCTACTTGGGCGTCTTCTCCGAGTCCATGTACCGCTGCGAGTGCAAGCCAGGGTACGCTGGGAACGGACGCATTTGCGGCGAGGACAGTGACCTTGACGGATGGCCCAACGTTGACCTGGTTTGCGTGGAGAACGCCACCTACCACTGCAAGAAG GATAACTGCCCCAACCTTCCCAACTCTGGCCAGGAAGATCATGACAAAGATGGCCTGGGTGATGAATGTGACCACGATGATGACAACGATGGGATCTCCGATGATAGG GACAACTGCCCAAGAGTGTACAACCCTGCGCAGTATGACGCAGACAGAGACGACATTGGCGACAGCTGTGACAACTGCGTGTACGAGGCCAACACTGACCAAACGGACACTGACAACAATGGCGAGGGCGATGCCTGCGCTGTTGACATCGATGGTGATG GCATTCTGAACGGGAACGACAACTGCGCGTATGTGTACAACGTGGATCAGAGAGACACCGACAGGGACCGGGTGGGAGATCACTGCGACAACTGCCCTCTGGAGCACAACCCCGACCAG CTCGACTCTGACTCAGATCGCGTAGGAGACAAGTGCGACAACAACCAGGACATTGACGAGGACGGTCACCAGAACAACTTGGACAACTGCCCCTACATACCCAATGCCAACCAGGCAGACCACGACAAGGACGGCAAGGGTGACGCCTGCGACcacgacgacgacaacgacgGCATCCCCGACGACAAGGACAACTGCAGGCTGGCGTTCAACCCCGATCAGCTGGACTCTGATG GCAATGGCCGTGGCGATGTGTGCAAGGACGATTTTGACCAAGACAACGTTCTGGACATCCACGACGTGTGCCCGGAGAACTTTGCCATCAGTGAAACAGACTTCCGCAGATTCCAAATGGTTCCTCTGGACCCCAAGGGCACGTCCCAGATTGACCCCAACTGGGTGGTCCGGCATCAGGGCAAAGAGTTGGTGCAGACCGTCAACTGCGACCCGGGCATTGCTGTCG GTTACGACGAGTTCAGCGCGGTGGACTTCAGTGGAACGTTCTTCGTCAACACAGACAGAGATGACGACTACGCCGGCTTCGTGTTCGGCTACCAGTCGAGCTCCCGCTTCTACACAGTGATGTGGAAACAGATCACACAGACCTACTGGTCCCACACGCCCACAAGAGCTCAAGGCTACTCgggcctgtcaatcaaagtggTCAACTCCACCACTGGGCCCGGTGAGCATCTGAGGAACGCCCTGTGGCACACCGGAGACACTGCAGGACAG GTTCGCACTCTGTGGCACGACCCCAAGAACATTGGCTGGAAGGACTTCACTGCCTACAGATGGCATCTGACCCACAGGCCCAAGTCTGGACTTATTAG AGTGGTCATGTATGAAGGCAAAAGGATCATGGCCGATTCTGGGAACATCTACGACAAGACGTACGCCGGTGGGCGACTAGGGTTGTACGTCTTCTCCCAGGAGATGGTTTACTTCTCAGACCTCAAATACGAATGCAGAG ATACATAA
- the LOC119227931 gene encoding thrombospondin-1-like isoform X1, protein MMLRGICLLLMLWSCEGARLAESRDDNSVYDLFEMVRVNKRHNGVTLVKGADPHSPAYKVLNADLIPPIPDSYLRDLLDSIQAERGFLLLVNLKQFKKSRGSLLTIEKKDGSGSIFEIISNGKANTLDVVYSTPSQQQVVSIEDADLATGHWKNITLFVQDDRVQLFVGCEEINVSEMDVPISKVLSQELADVARLRIGKGAVRDKFMGVLQNFRFVFGTPLDAVLRNKGCQSGATLTDVLTLDNPVNGSSPAIRTDYTGHRTKDPQAVCGFSCEDIAGMFKELKGLGVVVKQLSNELRKVSEDSTLLKNQMNIPSGICIHNGFEHKDKDEWTVDSCTECTCQNSATVCRKISCPLMPCANATVPDGECCPRCGPITEDGWSPWSDWTHCSVTCGRGIQQRGRSCDRINSNCEGTSVQTRDCYPQECDKRFKQDGGWSHWSPWSSCSVTCGEGVITRIRLCNSPTPQMGGSDCQGEGRQTEICQKSPCPVNGGWGPWSPWDTCTVTCGGGVQNRKRLCSDPVPKYGGKDCVGDASVSQVCNKQDCPVDGCLSSPCFPGAKCASFPDGSFRCGRCPPGFSGNGVACRDIDECKAVPDACHTHNGVHRCENTEPGYNCLPCPARFSGPQPFGRGVEQATAKKQVCKPRNPCQDGSHDCHRNANCIYLGVFSESMYRCECKPGYAGNGRICGEDSDLDGWPNVDLVCVENATYHCKKDNCPNLPNSGQEDHDKDGLGDECDHDDDNDGISDDRDNCPRVYNPAQYDADRDDIGDSCDNCVYEANTDQTDTDNNGEGDACAVDIDGDGILNGNDNCAYVYNVDQRDTDRDRVGDHCDNCPLEHNPDQLDSDSDRVGDKCDNNQDIDEDGHQNNLDNCPYIPNANQADHDKDGKGDACDHDDDNDGIPDDKDNCRLAFNPDQLDSDGNGRGDVCKDDFDQDNVLDIHDVCPENFAISETDFRRFQMVPLDPKGTSQIDPNWVVRHQGKELVQTVNCDPGIAVGYDEFSAVDFSGTFFVNTDRDDDYAGFVFGYQSSSRFYTVMWKQITQTYWSHTPTRAQGYSGLSIKVVNSTTGPGEHLRNALWHTGDTAGQVRTLWHDPKNIGWKDFTAYRWHLTHRPKSGLIRVVMYEGKRIMADSGNIYDKTYAGGRLGLYVFSQEMVYFSDLKYECRGKR, encoded by the exons ATGATGCTGCGGGGCATCTGTTTGCTGTTGATGCTTTGGAGCTGTGAAGGAGCCAGATTGGCAG AGAGTCGAGACGATAACAGTGTGTATGACCTATTTGAAATGGTCCGGGTAAACAAGAGACACAACGGAGTGACTTTGGTCAAAGGTGCCGACCCCCACAGCCCTGCATACAAGGTCCTCAACGCAGACCTGATCCCCCCAATCCCAGACAGCTACCTCAGGGACCTGCTGGACTCCATCCAGGCCGAGAGGGGCTTTCTCCTCCTGGTCAACCTGAAGCAGTTCAAGAAGAGCCGGGGCAGCCTTTTGACCATCGAGAAGAAGGACGGCTCCGGATCCATTTTCGAGATCATCTCCAACGGCAAGGCGAACACTCTGGACGTGGTCTACTCCACTCCGAGCCAGCAGCAGGTCGTGTCCATCGAGGATGCCGACTTGGCCACTGGACACTGGAAGAACATCACACTGTTTGTCCAGGATGACCGGGTGCAGCTCTTTGTCGGCTGTGAGGAGATCAACGTGTCGGAGATGGATGTGCCGATCTCCAAAGTGCTGTCACAGGAGTTGGCGGACGTTGCCAGGCTCAGAATCGGAAAAGGAGCCGTGAGGGACAAATTCATG GGAGTCCTTCAAAACTTCCGCTTTGTCTTTGGGACCCCTCTGGATGCTGTACTGAGAAATAAGGGATGCCAGAGTGGAG ccaccTTAACTGATGTCCTGACCCTGGACAACCCGGTCAACGGCTCAAGCCCAGCCATTAGGACCGATTACACTGGCCACAGAACCAAAg ATCCGCAGGCTGTCTGCGGCTTCTCCTGTGAGGACATCGCCGGAATGTTCAAGGAGCTCAAGGGACTCGGCGTCGTCGTTAAACAGCTGTCGAATGAACTGCGCAAAGTG tCTGAGGACAGCACGCTGCTGAAAAATCAAATGAACATCCCCAGTGGAATTTGCATCCACAACGGATTCGAGCACAAGGACAAAGATGAATGGACCGTGGATAGCTGCACCGAGTGCACCTGCCAG AACTCTGCCACCGTGTGCCGCAAAATCTCCTGCCCTCTGATGCCGTGCGCTAACGCCACCGTGCCAGATGGAGAGTGCTGCCCCCGCTGCGGACCAA TTACAGAGGATGGTTGGTCCCCCTGGTCCGACTGGACTCATTGTTCGGTGACTTGTGGCCGGGGCATCCAGCAGCGCGGGCGCTCCTGTGACCGCATCAACAGCAACTGCGAGGGCACCTCCGTCCAGACCCGTGACTGCTACCCCCAGGAATGCGACAAACGCT TCAAACAGGACGGCGGTTGGAGCCACTGGTCTCCCTGGTCTTCGTGCTCCGTGACCTGCGGCGAGGGCGTCATCACCCGGATACGCCTCTGCAACTCTCCCACGCCGCAGATGGGGGGCAGCGACTGCCAGGGGGAAGGCCGTCAAACGGAAATCTGCCAAAAGTCACCCTGCCCTG TCAATGGAGGTTGGGGACCTTGGTCACCATGGGACACATGCACTGTTACCTGTGGCGGAGGAGTCCAGAACCGCAAACGTCTCTGCTCCGACCCTGTCCCCAAATATGGAGGAAAGGACTGCGTTGGGGACGCCTCTGTGTCCCAAGTGTGCAACAAACAGGACTGCCCTGTTG ATGGTTGTCTCTCCAGTCCTTGCTTCCCCGGAGCAAAGTGCGCCAGCTTCCCCGACGGCTCTTTCAGGTGTGGCAGGTGTCCACCTGGCTTCTCCGGGAACGGCGTGGCCTGCAGAGACATCGACGAATGCAAAGCGGTGCCCGATgcttgtcacacacacaacggaGTCCATCGCTGTGAGAACACGGAGCCCGGCTACAACTGCCTCCCCTGCCCTGCGCGCTTCTCCGGTCCTCAGCCCTTCGGAAGAGGAGTGGAACAGGCGACCGCTAAAAAACAG GTCTGCAAACCCCGTAACCCCTGCCAAGACGGGAGCCACGACTGCCATAGGAATGCAAACTGCATCTACTTGGGCGTCTTCTCCGAGTCCATGTACCGCTGCGAGTGCAAGCCAGGGTACGCTGGGAACGGACGCATTTGCGGCGAGGACAGTGACCTTGACGGATGGCCCAACGTTGACCTGGTTTGCGTGGAGAACGCCACCTACCACTGCAAGAAG GATAACTGCCCCAACCTTCCCAACTCTGGCCAGGAAGATCATGACAAAGATGGCCTGGGTGATGAATGTGACCACGATGATGACAACGATGGGATCTCCGATGATAGG GACAACTGCCCAAGAGTGTACAACCCTGCGCAGTATGACGCAGACAGAGACGACATTGGCGACAGCTGTGACAACTGCGTGTACGAGGCCAACACTGACCAAACGGACACTGACAACAATGGCGAGGGCGATGCCTGCGCTGTTGACATCGATGGTGATG GCATTCTGAACGGGAACGACAACTGCGCGTATGTGTACAACGTGGATCAGAGAGACACCGACAGGGACCGGGTGGGAGATCACTGCGACAACTGCCCTCTGGAGCACAACCCCGACCAG CTCGACTCTGACTCAGATCGCGTAGGAGACAAGTGCGACAACAACCAGGACATTGACGAGGACGGTCACCAGAACAACTTGGACAACTGCCCCTACATACCCAATGCCAACCAGGCAGACCACGACAAGGACGGCAAGGGTGACGCCTGCGACcacgacgacgacaacgacgGCATCCCCGACGACAAGGACAACTGCAGGCTGGCGTTCAACCCCGATCAGCTGGACTCTGATG GCAATGGCCGTGGCGATGTGTGCAAGGACGATTTTGACCAAGACAACGTTCTGGACATCCACGACGTGTGCCCGGAGAACTTTGCCATCAGTGAAACAGACTTCCGCAGATTCCAAATGGTTCCTCTGGACCCCAAGGGCACGTCCCAGATTGACCCCAACTGGGTGGTCCGGCATCAGGGCAAAGAGTTGGTGCAGACCGTCAACTGCGACCCGGGCATTGCTGTCG GTTACGACGAGTTCAGCGCGGTGGACTTCAGTGGAACGTTCTTCGTCAACACAGACAGAGATGACGACTACGCCGGCTTCGTGTTCGGCTACCAGTCGAGCTCCCGCTTCTACACAGTGATGTGGAAACAGATCACACAGACCTACTGGTCCCACACGCCCACAAGAGCTCAAGGCTACTCgggcctgtcaatcaaagtggTCAACTCCACCACTGGGCCCGGTGAGCATCTGAGGAACGCCCTGTGGCACACCGGAGACACTGCAGGACAG GTTCGCACTCTGTGGCACGACCCCAAGAACATTGGCTGGAAGGACTTCACTGCCTACAGATGGCATCTGACCCACAGGCCCAAGTCTGGACTTATTAG AGTGGTCATGTATGAAGGCAAAAGGATCATGGCCGATTCTGGGAACATCTACGACAAGACGTACGCCGGTGGGCGACTAGGGTTGTACGTCTTCTCCCAGGAGATGGTTTACTTCTCAGACCTCAAATACGAATGCAGAGGTAAGCGCTGA